From one Bos indicus x Bos taurus breed Angus x Brahman F1 hybrid chromosome 7, Bos_hybrid_MaternalHap_v2.0, whole genome shotgun sequence genomic stretch:
- the FGF22 gene encoding fibroblast growth factor 22 isoform X1, which yields MRGRLWLGLVWLLLARAPGTAGTLNTPRRPRSYPHLEGDVRWRRLFSSTHFFLLVDPSGRVQGTRWRDNPDSVLEIRSIRVGVVVLKAVHSGFYVAMNRLGRLYGSVPGANRGERLQHLRVSPLAPPRPAYVPGSGRSGRPEARGPHTATPPVHALPARPGLLSPRVSDAWSEISGDA from the exons ATGCGCGGCCGCCTATGGCTGGGCCTGGTGTGGCTATTGCTGGCACGGGCGCCCGGCACCGCGGGGACACTAAACACTCCGCGGAGACCGCGCAGCTACCCGCACCTGGAGGGCGACGTGCGTTGGCGGCGTCTCTTCTCTTCCACCCACTTCTTCCTGCTCGTGGACCCCAGCGGCCGCGTGCAAGGCACCCGCTGGCGCGACAACCCTGACA GCGTCCTGGAGATCCGATCCATCCGTGTGGGCGTCGTGGTGCTCAAGGCGGTGCACAGTGGCTTCTACGTGGCCATGAACCGCCTTGGCAGACTCTATGGGTCG GTTCCGGGAGCGAATCGAGGAGAACGGCTACAACACCTACGCGTCAGTCCGCTGGCGCCACCAAGGCCGGCCTATGTTCCTGGCTCTGGACGGTCGGGGCGCCCCGAGGCTCGGGGGCCGCACACAGCGACACCACCCGTCCACGCTCTTCCTGCCCGTCCTGGTCTCCTGAGTCCCAGAGTCAGTGACGCCTGGTCCGAGATTTCGGGAGACGCGTGA
- the FGF22 gene encoding fibroblast growth factor 22 isoform X2, which yields MRGRLWLGLVWLLLARAPGTAGTLNTPRRPRSYPHLEGDVRWRRLFSSTHFFLLVDPSGRVQGTRWRDNPDSVLEIRSIRVGVVVLKAVHSGFYVAMNRLGRLYGSRFCAAHCRFRERIEENGYNTYASVRWRHQGRPMFLALDGRGAPRLGGRTQRHHPSTLFLPVLVS from the exons ATGCGCGGCCGCCTATGGCTGGGCCTGGTGTGGCTATTGCTGGCACGGGCGCCCGGCACCGCGGGGACACTAAACACTCCGCGGAGACCGCGCAGCTACCCGCACCTGGAGGGCGACGTGCGTTGGCGGCGTCTCTTCTCTTCCACCCACTTCTTCCTGCTCGTGGACCCCAGCGGCCGCGTGCAAGGCACCCGCTGGCGCGACAACCCTGACA GCGTCCTGGAGATCCGATCCATCCGTGTGGGCGTCGTGGTGCTCAAGGCGGTGCACAGTGGCTTCTACGTGGCCATGAACCGCCTTGGCAGACTCTATGGGTCG CGGTTCTGCGCTGCGCACTGCAGGTTCCGGGAGCGAATCGAGGAGAACGGCTACAACACCTACGCGTCAGTCCGCTGGCGCCACCAAGGCCGGCCTATGTTCCTGGCTCTGGACGGTCGGGGCGCCCCGAGGCTCGGGGGCCGCACACAGCGACACCACCCGTCCACGCTCTTCCTGCCCGTCCTGGTCTCCTGA